A genomic stretch from Limnobacter thiooxidans includes:
- a CDS encoding rod-binding protein, giving the protein MSPLSNKPVDTQQMLSMDSRSLEGLKRGARAERGSEEFNASVDKVAVQFESIFLQMALKSMRDATPEGGLFTDSSTKTYQGMYDQELVQKLSGKGLGLASEIARQLKAGAGTAGEQTIFPPGQVKKDLPSTFPKADR; this is encoded by the coding sequence ATGAGCCCCTTGTCGAACAAACCGGTGGATACCCAGCAAATGCTGTCCATGGACTCACGCAGCCTGGAAGGCCTCAAGCGTGGCGCGCGGGCCGAGCGTGGCAGCGAGGAGTTCAATGCCTCGGTCGACAAAGTGGCAGTGCAGTTTGAATCCATTTTTTTACAGATGGCCCTGAAAAGCATGCGCGATGCGACACCCGAAGGCGGTTTGTTCACCGATTCCAGCACCAAAACCTATCAGGGCATGTACGACCAGGAGCTGGTTCAGAAACTTTCCGGCAAGGGTTTGGGCCTGGCCAGCGAAATTGCACGGCAATTGAAAGCAGGTGCAGGCACGGCAGGCGAGCAAACAATCTTTCCTCCGGGGCAGGTGAAAAAAGACCTGCCCTCAACTTTCCCGAAAGCTGACCGTTAA
- the flgK gene encoding flagellar hook-associated protein FlgK: MSNSVYGIALSGLNAARAGLSTTSHNIANSNTVGFNRQQVIQQSRPSTGSDIGFIGQGVSIATVQRVYSDFINSQEQKATSDAAFFSAKAQQIARVDAMVADDASGLSSALSIFFGAAQTLTTNPADLAARQNFLSSSETLASRFNGLNTVMDELRGATNLKVRDTVEQLNNATSQIASLNNQIVTALNQTSNGGPPNDLMDRRDKLILQLSEQVQTTRVDMADGSTNLFLANGQSLVVGPTQFKVQTQVDPQDPQNLLVGMSTNVNGQERLLAFDSDSLGNGALAGYLSFRENELTEYQNTTGLLAARVGQAVNDIQTAGVDLDGNPGNALFSFGSSGSFVEDISRVVPNVNNSTANPTEVSLRSLDLSKLSAAEYEVQIVGGVPRYREAGSDSAFVPANFVADPGGDYYEIRDPAGAPLLSFQLDNAAPQEGDRFTLMPVREAALNMRTAIDRPSEVAASSAINPSIGNNENILDIAALQNSRTLFQSNNSAGVSISDGFNQLVSRVGNKAREFNMAAESRETVLNQVADSRDALQGVNMDEEAANLIKFQQAYQASGRVISLSKELFDQILQMF, from the coding sequence ATGTCGAACTCGGTCTACGGAATTGCGCTCAGCGGCCTCAATGCGGCCCGTGCTGGGCTATCCACCACATCGCACAACATTGCGAACAGCAACACGGTTGGCTTTAATCGCCAGCAGGTGATCCAGCAGTCGCGCCCCTCAACAGGCAGCGACATTGGCTTTATCGGGCAGGGCGTCAGCATTGCTACCGTGCAGCGGGTGTATTCAGACTTCATCAATTCGCAAGAACAGAAAGCCACATCGGATGCCGCCTTCTTCAGCGCCAAAGCGCAACAGATTGCGCGTGTAGATGCCATGGTTGCCGATGACGCCTCAGGTTTGTCGAGTGCGTTGAGCATCTTCTTTGGTGCCGCACAAACACTGACCACCAATCCGGCTGATTTGGCTGCGCGACAGAACTTTCTGTCCTCTTCGGAAACACTGGCCTCACGGTTCAATGGTTTGAACACCGTGATGGATGAACTGCGCGGTGCCACCAACCTGAAGGTGCGTGACACAGTTGAGCAACTGAACAATGCCACCTCGCAAATTGCGTCCCTGAACAACCAGATTGTCACCGCGCTGAATCAGACGTCCAATGGCGGGCCGCCCAACGACCTGATGGACCGCCGCGACAAACTGATTCTGCAGTTGTCTGAACAGGTACAAACCACGCGCGTGGACATGGCCGACGGTTCTACCAACCTGTTTCTGGCGAATGGCCAGTCGCTGGTGGTGGGCCCCACACAATTCAAAGTGCAAACCCAGGTCGATCCGCAAGACCCGCAAAACCTGCTGGTGGGCATGTCCACCAATGTCAACGGTCAGGAAAGATTGCTCGCCTTTGATTCAGACAGCTTGGGCAACGGCGCACTGGCAGGGTATTTAAGTTTTCGTGAAAACGAGTTGACTGAATACCAGAACACGACTGGTTTGCTGGCGGCACGTGTGGGTCAGGCCGTAAACGACATTCAAACTGCGGGTGTTGACCTGGATGGCAACCCAGGCAACGCCCTGTTCAGCTTTGGCAGCAGCGGTAGTTTTGTGGAAGACATTTCACGCGTTGTCCCCAACGTCAACAACAGCACTGCGAACCCGACTGAAGTCAGCCTTCGAAGTTTGGACTTGTCCAAACTCAGTGCAGCAGAATACGAAGTTCAAATTGTGGGCGGTGTTCCGCGTTATCGCGAAGCCGGCTCAGATTCAGCTTTTGTACCCGCCAACTTTGTTGCAGACCCGGGCGGTGATTATTACGAAATTCGCGACCCTGCGGGTGCCCCTTTGTTGAGTTTCCAGCTTGACAACGCCGCCCCACAGGAAGGCGACCGTTTTACTTTGATGCCAGTGCGCGAAGCAGCACTGAACATGCGCACAGCGATTGACCGCCCTTCGGAAGTGGCGGCGTCCTCTGCAATAAACCCAAGCATTGGCAATAACGAGAACATTCTGGACATTGCTGCCTTGCAAAATTCGCGCACTCTGTTTCAGTCGAACAACTCCGCAGGCGTTTCCATTTCCGATGGATTCAACCAACTGGTCAGCCGCGTGGGCAACAAGGCACGTGAATTCAACATGGCCGCCGAATCGCGGGAAACCGTGTTGAACCAGGTTGCTGATTCGCGTGATGCGCTGCAGGGCGTGAACATGGATGAAGAAGCAGCGAACCTGATCAAGTTTCAGCAGGCGTACCAGGCTTCCGGACGCGTCATTTCGCTGTCCAAAGAATTGTTTGATCAAATTCTTCAAATGTTCTGA
- the flgL gene encoding flagellar hook-associated protein FlgL, whose product MAIGRISTNQYFKLSTDRMSKQQTDLVNIQGQLATGQRVLKPSDDPLAMSVALGAKAGVKTIDSYQSNITYINNQLGQMDVALQSGSDIMVSIKEAFMQAGNAALSAADREIIAQDIEGRMEELRGIANRTDANGYYMFSGTFQDQEPFQAPGGAVTGTFLETTTAAAAEAVTGREIQVASGRFVNLNITGQDAFVDPETNEDAFAVLREAVALLRTPGFPNGQEGATPQDTFLKAFNAKGAQLDNVFDQVQISRTKVGVRLREVETLQQINQAAQLELERVAGEAVGLDYAKAISELSQGQLQLQAAQQSFASTSKLTLFNFIS is encoded by the coding sequence ATGGCAATCGGCAGAATCAGCACCAACCAGTATTTCAAGCTTAGCACTGACCGCATGAGCAAGCAGCAGACTGATCTGGTCAACATCCAGGGGCAATTGGCCACCGGGCAGCGCGTGCTTAAACCTTCGGACGACCCCTTGGCCATGTCGGTGGCTCTGGGTGCCAAAGCAGGCGTTAAAACCATTGACAGCTACCAGAGCAACATCACCTACATCAACAACCAGTTGGGTCAGATGGATGTGGCCTTGCAGTCCGGTTCAGACATCATGGTGTCCATCAAGGAAGCCTTCATGCAGGCCGGCAACGCTGCACTCAGTGCTGCTGACCGGGAGATCATCGCCCAAGACATCGAAGGCCGCATGGAAGAACTGCGGGGTATCGCCAACCGCACCGACGCAAACGGCTATTACATGTTCTCCGGCACCTTTCAAGATCAGGAGCCGTTTCAGGCCCCAGGCGGCGCTGTCACCGGAACCTTTCTTGAAACCACCACAGCGGCTGCGGCCGAGGCTGTGACTGGCCGTGAAATTCAAGTGGCCAGCGGGCGTTTCGTTAACCTGAACATCACAGGTCAGGATGCGTTTGTCGACCCTGAAACCAATGAAGATGCATTTGCGGTTCTGCGTGAGGCTGTGGCCTTGTTGCGCACCCCAGGCTTTCCGAATGGACAGGAAGGGGCAACGCCGCAGGATACATTTCTGAAAGCATTCAATGCCAAAGGCGCACAACTGGACAATGTGTTTGATCAGGTACAAATTTCCAGAACCAAAGTGGGCGTGCGCTTGCGCGAGGTGGAAACCTTGCAGCAGATCAACCAGGCGGCCCAATTGGAGCTGGAGCGGGTTGCAGGCGAAGCGGTGGGGCTGGATTATGCCAAGGCCATCAGCGAGCTGTCACAGGGCCAATTACAGCTTCAGGCGGCGCAGCAAAGCTTTGCCAGCACATCGAAACTGACGTTGTTCAACTTCATCAGCTAA